TAGTAATTTCTGTTACTCTTCTTTTACTGTAGCAACATGTACCTTGGTGGATGCTGATCGTTGCACCAAACGTTATGGTCGTTGTAAAAGAGACTGTCTTGAGAGTGAAAAGCAAATAGACATATGCTCCTCAGCAAGAAAAATTTGCTGCATTGAGAGGTTGTATGAAGAAGATGATATGTTTTGAAAAGGAAGACATACCTCTGAACAAAGAAGTTACATGGGCACCAGGGCAGAGAGGTATGGGAATATAATTAGGACttctgaaataaataattaaatatataagccAATAGTGCTATCTTCCTTTGTGGGTGTTAATTTCATATACAATGGAATGAGATaga
Above is a genomic segment from Piliocolobus tephrosceles isolate RC106 chromosome 5, ASM277652v3, whole genome shotgun sequence containing:
- the DEFB114 gene encoding beta-defensin 114 → MRIFYYLYFLCYVTFILPATCTLVDADRCTKRYGRCKRDCLESEKQIDICSSARKICCIERLYEEDDMF